The following is a genomic window from Thaumasiovibrio subtropicus.
TGCCAAGGGTGCAGTTCTTCGTGCTCAGGCACCGTTTCACCCGCTTCCCACGCGGCCATCCATTCAGGGCGATACACCAAGTATTGGTCAAAAATATCAGCAATTTTTCGCGCCAGCTGAAAGGTTTTTAAGCCATCGTTATCTTCTTCCAAGTAACGAGCTAAAGGCACAAACTCAGGGTGTTCAAGAAAATCGGGCAACAGCTTAACCAGCTTCCAGGTCATCGCCTCTTTGTTGAAAGCACTGCGCTGCGGAACCCCTTCCAATACATCAATAAACAGTTGCCAGATAAAAGTCGCAGGAAGAGGAAAAGCAAGATTGGCAGCAATACCTTGCTCATTCGCAAGTGCTAGCTTCAACCATTGTGACATCCCGGGGCTTTGCACCAGAATCTGCTCCGCTTGCAACGGGTTCGCTAGCGGGTCTCGACGGATCAGCTCAACGAGCAGGGACTTTAATACATCGAGCTGATTGGAATGATAGACGGTAAACACGGCAGCACTCACCAAAGTGAAAGAGGCTTAGTATACCCCTCCGCTCTCCATCGAGGTACTGCTTTACTTCGTTTCAAATCAGCATGCTGTGAATCTGAGCCTTAACCGATTACAAATCGCGCTGAGGCACCCACTGATAATGGCTAAGGTAGCGATAACTCACATAGACCACCATCACCGTCGCCACGGCCAGTTCGATGTTTGCCAACAAAATCACCCGATCACGATAATGATCAGCGACGCCACTTTGGCATAACCACTCAGCAAGTTTATACAGCGCGGTAGCGCCTATGACGAGTGGAAAGGTAAACGCCGCATATCCGGGTGTAAAAGGAAGACGAATCAAACGCAGCAACAAGAGGTAAACCAGCGAAGTCATGGTGACAGCCACCACGCTTAACAAGGCGACTAACCACATAGAAGGCTGCTCAACAAAGCTCAAATAGCCCGCTAAAGAGAGACTCGCGGGAGCAGCAAGGATCGCCAAGGTTGGCTTGGCTTGCTCAGGCACGGGTTTATCAAACAACAAGCGAAAGAGCATTGCAGGCAATAACACTGCATAGGCAGCAATGCCGAAGTAAAGGGTCATCGATGCGACCCAATCGAGTTGCCCCCCCGGAAATGTCACCGCAGCAACAATCATACCGATAGGCGGCACAAACCAACTTGGCACCATGTGGTGCAGTTGAAACTCACGAGAGCGGTGGTAGCAAAACACGGCGAGAAAGCTGATATGGGCCAACACTGCCGCGAGCCACACCGCTTGACCCAGCAGAGGAAACCAATCCGCTAAGGTCACAGACAACACCATGCTCGCCATCGCCATGGTCGGCACCACGCTTCCCACCACAGGATGGGCTAAATCATCTTTCAGCAGCTGTGGATGACGAAGAAACTTCACCAATAAAGTGATGACCAAACTCGCGGCAACGAAGGCTGTGATCTGTCTGATCAGCTCACCATCAAACGTGACCGCGCCAAGGCTAAAAAAACGCCCACCAATCGCCCCTTCCCAACACAAGCCGAGGCTTGCAATACCCAGCGCTAACCCGGCCATTGGGGTTGGGGCATGCTTCACTTGTCGAAGGAGAAATCGTGGCATAACGAGCACTCATGATGGTTGTCTAACTTTCAGGAATAAAGTGTAAAGGAGCTTACTAATTATGAATAATTGAATATATTTAATCACACGTTAAGTTTTACTTAACAGTGCAAACGTTTGAACGGGAAGTGACGGGAGAGATGAGTGAATATTGCATTGAGACAATTACAAGTATTTGTTTCTGTTGCGCAAGAAGGGTCGATTACGCAAGCTGCAGAAAAACTCTTCCTGACGAAACCTGCGGTAAGCATGGCCTTATCAGAGTTAGAGAAACAGCTCAATCATGCGCTCTTTGATCGCCATAAGAACCGACTTATTCTCAATCATCAAGGAAAGCAGCTACTGCCACTCGCGGCTGAACTCTTAGAGCGTGCCGGAAGCATCGCTTCATTGTTCGAAGAAGGTCGCCAACTCGCTGGCCAGCTGGCGATTGGATGCAGTGATACCGTCGGGAACCAAGTCCTCCCCTTTTTACTGCAAGATTTTCGAGAAAAAACCCAGCACAGTGAACAGAGTGTGCTTATCAGCAATACCCGAGATATCGCGGATAAACTGCTCGATTTCGAAATCGATATCGGGTTAGTGGAAGGCCGTGTACAACGCCCTTCCTTGCAATCCACCCCCTGGCTTGGCGATGAAATGGTGGTGGTTTGCTCGCCACATCATCCGCTTGCAAAGCGGAAAACTGTCACACTACTCGACTTAGAGCAAACCCAGTGGTTGCTTCGCGAGCCCGGCTCGGGCACCCGCGAGTTTTTCCTCAATCAGATCGCCGCCAGATTGGCCGATTGGAAACTGGCCTTTGAACTCAATACCACGGAAGCGTTGATCAATAGTTGCGCAGCCGGTTTAGGGATGAGTTGTCTATCACAACGTGCCGTACAGCACGCCATCGCGGACGGACGCTTAACCGCTTTGAACCTGCCACTTGATCTCCGCCGCGATTACTATTTGGTCTACCACCAGCAAAAATACCAAAGTCCGCTATTGCAAGCCTTCGTCGCCTTCTGTCAGCAGTGGCAGGACAAAAAAGTTTAAATGCGATTATCGCCGACACTGAAAGCAATGATTTGACTGATCTCGTTCAACGAGCGGCCACTTTGCTGTTGCCACTCATTGAACGCCGCTTGCGCAGCGGCATGAGAACGTTTGCTGTTCACGCCACCAGAAATAATATCGGTATGACGCAAATAGTCTTCAATATCCTTGGTGAGCAAGAAGGTCTCTTTCCCCATCACTCGTAAAGTGTACGGTCCGGTGTTTCCCCCCAAGCGATCACCTTTCTGTTTTAAAGCAGCCCAGAGACCGATGATATCCTCGCTTGGCCATTCAGCAATGAAGCGACTGAAGCTACCATGCGTCAACTGAATATCGTAAATCATCTGTGCGTTGGCACGAATCGACTTCACCCGCGTAAAGTTGCGAATAATTCGGGTATCTTGTGATTTTTGCTCCCACATCTCGTCAGGCATCATCAGCAACTTCTCAATATCAAAGCCCCAAAACACCTCTTCAAACCCGGGCCATTTATTCCGCACCACTTTCCAGCTCAGTCCAGATTGAAACACTTTCTGACTCATCGCAGCTAACCAGCGATCATCCGGCACGCTGATTAACGCATCAGCAGGCATAGGCGGCGTCAACAGCTCCTCTAACGCGGTAACGCCCCCCTTTCTTTCTGCTGCTCGTTGATAGATTGCAGTAAATTTTTCCTGCGTCATCGCGTTTTTCTCCTCCCCGCTGGACAATGCCTATAATGCTACTGTATAAAAAGCCAGTAAATCAACTTGGAGACGACCCATGGCTGTTATCATTAAATACGTGGTAGAGCGAAACGGAGAAGAAAAAATGACCTTCACCTCTAAAGCCGAAGCCGACGCTTATGACAAAATGCTGGATATGGCTGATGCCCTGTTCGCAGTAATTGAGAAGAGTGATTTGGTCGAAGACGAAGGAAAGCGTGAAGAGCTTGCGATGTTCCTCGCTGAAAATCGCGATGATGTACTGGAAGCGCTAGGGGCTAAACGTAAGCCAGCCCCGAAGAAAAAAGCCGCAAAGCCAGCCGCTGATGCAGACGCGGTGGAAGACGCAGCGTAACGCAAGCCTGTGACTCAAATCGCAGCAAATCAATCTGGCGCATCCATAGAATGCGCCATTTTTATACCCTTCTACAGCGCTAAACTTCAACTCAAAACTTCTGAAACAACATTTTCCACTTAATCTTTCGGAAACGCTTCATTAATCCGTTTTGTAGCATTAAGATGAGGGATTTGTTGTTGACCTCACACTTTTTCGGGTCGTGAATTACACAGCGCTCTACACATTTTTGAAATGGAGAATTCTCACACATGGCTAGCTTTGCACTTGCGCTAGGCACGGCAACTAAAAACCGTGATGGCAAAATCATTGAAGCATTTTTCCCTGCACCTATCCTTAATCCAAGCGACGAACTAGTCAGTGCGGTAGCAGACGTGGCTGGTTACAAAGAAGGTAACCAAGCAATTGAAGTGAATGCTTCTCAAATGTCAGCATTCGCAGCAGCATTTGAAGCAGCAGGCCAAGCACAAGCGGCACTCTTCGCGAATAAAGCAGCCTCTTCTGAGCAACCTCTGGTTGCTGTGATTCTTGCTGCTGACGAAAAACCCGCTTCTGTCGCAGAAGGTTTTTTGAAGCTGCAACTTATCTCTAACCGCCTAGTAAAACCACACGGTGTGGTACTTGATGGTATTTTCGGCCTGCTCCACAACATCGCATGGACCAACAAAGGACCAATCGACTTACCAGAGCTGGCTGAGCGCCAAATGGACGCGCGTCTGAACGGCGAAGTTATCTCTGTCGATTGTGTCGATAAGTTCCCTAAAATGGTGGATTACGTTGTACCAGCAGGTGTGCGCATCGCTGATACTTCTCGTGTACGCCTTGGTGCACATGTGGGTGAAGGCACAACCGTGATGCATGAAGGCTTCATCAACTTCAATGCAGGCACCACGGGTGTCAGCATGGTTGAAGGTCGTATCTCTGCAGGTGTTGTTGTGAACGATGGCTCAGACATCGGTGGTGGTGCTTCTATCATGGGCACACTTTCTGGCGGTGGTACCGTCGTTGTCTCTATCGGCGAAAACAGCCTACTTGGTGCCAATGCGGGTCTTGGTTTCCCACTGGGTGACCGTTGTACAATTGAATCAGGTCTATACGTAACGGCGGGCTCTAAAGTACGCATGCTGGATTCAGAAGGCAAAGAAGTCGAAGTGGTCAAAGCGCGTGATTTAGCGGGTAAACCAGACTTACTTTTCCGCCGCAACTCAGTAACGGGCCAAATCGAATGCCTCACCAACAAAACAGCGGTTGAGCTTAACAGCGAGCTTCACAGCAACAACTAATCGTGCTGTAAAAACCTTTTCAAAGCCTTCCTTTCGGAAGGCTTTTTTGTTTTCGCTTTTCTCACTCGACGGCTTCCCCACTCAAAACAAGTAACAAATTCGCAAAGCAATACCCAAATCTTGTGCATTATTGATGCTACACCATCAACGTGCTTCAAACCCTGCCATTAATGACATAAAGCTCATCGTAACCCTCCGATTTTGCAGCAAATCAGCACCTGCCATCAAAGCGACCCACTTGCACATTTGCTCACCTTTTATTGCGCATTGCCCGAAAGGACAGGGGCCTACCCTTCCAATCAGCTCAAAAAAGGCCAACCGAGACTTACTATTTTTCTCGAGCTGTTAACAAAAGCAGTCACAAAAACCCAATTTTAAAGTCAAAAAGGCAGGATTGAGAGATGACGTTAAATACCGAACTCACAACAGCAGCACGACCCCATATCGACGATATTCTAGGGCCATCATCAAGCCGTTATTTTGGTGAGGGGTTTAAACGCACCGTTTATGCTCCCCAAGTCAATTACCGTCAGGATAACGCTGAAGGCCACGTACAGATTCGTTATCGGACTGATTGGTCGAAGAAAAAGACCACCAAACCACGCAACCCTCATCTCAGTACGGTTGATGCGATTTTAATTGCAGGCCAAATTGCCTCGACCCTGCTGCAAAAAAAACATCGCCTCTCTAAATCTCACTGCCAACAAGTTTGGCTACGTAGTATCACTATCAATGCAGGTCAGCTTGCTGAAGAAGATTTGGACGCCGTCCCAGTGCACACTGAGTTACTGGCTACACGGGAAGACACTGATAGCTTGTTTGGTTTTCTGAGCCAGTTTAAGACACGTTTAGGCACGATGGAAATTGACCTCTGTTTAGACCATACCCTTGATAGTGATCCGTTAAATCAAGTTAATGAAGGGCAGTACTTTACCCAAGGCTACCTCGATCGCTTGTGTGATATCAGCGGCATCACGCCAGCCGAAGACAACTTATCGGTCACCGGCGATCTGCGCCTTCGAACTGATTATCTTCATATGCTTGATGGGGTGATGGGCGCCTACCCAATGTCGCTGATGGTGTTAGACATTGCCGTCAGTTTTGCCCAACTGGCGCAAGTCATGATGTATCGACTCGACAACCTTGACCGCGCGCAAACCAACAACCTTTGGATGCGCCACGTGACGTTAACCTGCCCTTATCCCATCGTACCGCGAGTCAAACAGACCATCTCTGTCATTAACAGAAAAAGCACCATTATTCCAATGAATGGCGAAAACTGGCGGCTTAGCACCGCGACAGGCGCAATCGCAGGCCACCCTGATTTCACCATCAAAGCTAAACTTTGCCACGCACTGCCAAAAGGAGAAAACGCATGAAAATCGCTATTTCAGGGACGTACTCAACCGGAAAAACCACATTAACTGAAGCCCTTGCCCTCGCCACTGGGGTACAAAGAACACAGGCGAGAACCATGCGGGAAATATTGCCTGATGCAGTACCGGGTAAAACGCTTGAACAATGTAATGTTTATGAGCTGATGAACCTCGGCCTATCACGTCTTTCAGAACGTGTCGTCAATGAAGAACGCGCCGGGGAGCACTACTTCTCAGATGGATCATGCTTGCATGAATGGGTCTATGGCGCCGCGAGATTGCAAACGGGCATCAATCCAGCCGATGGTAACCTCCTTCTCGCACTAAAACGCTTAATCGGTATGCCCTTTGCTGCAACACACATTGGCTATATGAAGGCATTTGGTGATGTGGTAAAGCGTCATGCAAAAAATACCTACACTCACTTTGTCCACTTGCCTGTTGAGTTCGACCTTGTTGCGGATGGTCACCGCCCGGTATCTGAATCTTTTCGCAAACTCTCAAATGATCTGTTGCTTTCGACCTTACAAGAACTGCAGATCCCTTATATTGAAGCAGGTGGCGACCTCAGCACTCGCATTCACACCATCACCGATCATTTTGGTATTCCGCTAAAAATGGATCCTGAACTCGCGATTGAGTTAGCGGTGAAAAAGGTAAAAGCTGAAGCGATTGAAATAGAAAACCATCGTCTTGCTGTCTTAAACACCCAACAAGCCTAGCCTGCACATTGGATCTGGATTGCAGTACCAGATCCCTGCCTACATCAATCCCATTTCATTGGCGCGAATCGCGGCATAGGTTCGGTTGTTCACATTCAACTTCTTATAGATATTTTGTAGGTGGAACTTCACTGTCCGTTCAGTGATCGACATGAGCTGACTGATTTCCCAGTTACTCTTTCCATACCTTAACCAGATCAAGATCTCTCTTTCACGGGAAGATAAATCAATACCCGTGTCAGGTACACTCCCCCCACCAAGCTGTTTCACGGCGTGGTGCAGGTGAGGAGCGAGAAAGTAGATCGCATTGATCTCATCTTCACTAGGTTGTCTATTGCCAAAAGACATCAGCAACATATTGTTGAGTTGCGGCCCAGGTGCGCCATAGACGATCAAGCGGCGTCCGAAGATGGGATGTGCGATCGGATCCACCGCCAACAATGAACGACCCAATCGGTTATCAAGCGAGATAAACAGCGGATCCTTCTGCCATTGCGTGTCTGTTAAGCAAGCCTTGAGCTTCTCGACGGGAAAGTTAATGCAAACAGGCAAAGACACGAGCGTTAATGGCCATTCGCCAAGAAGACAAAACTGGTGTGGTACCACCTTTGCGAACGCGCGAAACCACGCTTTTAACTCGTTCTCCGTGGTGATGTTTGACACTTGCTGCGTGAGCTGGAAAAACTGCTCCTTGTCCATAGCCTGTCCCTTGTGATCATTTCCCATTGACTATCATGCTCTGCGAGAAGACAAAGAGACCTGCCACGACGCTGACTATCGCGGTCTCTTTAAAATTGCAGACTGATACTCAAGCCACCTCAAGATGGCTTCATTGAATATGCACATCATTTAATACAGACAAACAAGGGAGATAAAGCAAGTCGCCTATTGAGAAAGGAAAGATGAGAAGGTAAACATCATTAACTGAAATCGATTACATTGTCATTTCAGCATTAGTTTGCGTAGGATAACCAAAAAAAAGCGCAGCCATTGCTGCGCACCTTACTTACCACTTTCTCCACCGCTCTCGGCCTGCATCGTAGTCTAACTGGAACGACCAACCATGAGGCAAGTCATGGCAGATCCCCAGATAAGGCTTACCTATTCGCCCCAGCATCCACGCATTGCTGCTCTCACAGTACTGCGCTTTGCCAATCGCATACCCTTCTTCATAGAGCGAGAGCGCTTCCTCATTCATCGACGCATTTCGGACATGTAAGCCACGCAATGCATCTTCCTCACCCAGTTGATACCACTGCTCGTTATTCGCATACTCTGCAACATAGGTAGACTGGCATCCGACGAGCGCTATGGGTGCAAGTAGCCATAAAAGCTTAGTTTTCATGTACACCTCCCACTACATTCTGCACACGATTTCGATGTTCAGAATGCGAGCGAAATCCTAGACTAATTAACGTATAGCTTAACGCTGCAGCAACCAAAAGCAATACGCCCAAGTGCCATGCGTTGGCGATACCTAACGACATCAACCCCATGCTTAGCAATGAAGCAAATACCATTTGGCAAGCCCCCGATAACGCAGCAACTGCCCCCGCATTATCTTTGTATGGCAAGAGAAGTTGCGACTGCGCACAAGGAAAAGCAACACCATTCGCAACTATCATTAGAAATTGACCGGACATGACCGCAAAAGGTGTCAACGGACATAATATAAGCCACATACCTGCTGTTACCTGAATCAGAGGCGCAAATTTCAGCATCTTCTCTGTCCCTATACGTGGTCTAAATCGGTTACAGATCATCCCTCCGACAAGGAGGCCACACGTAGGCAGCAAAGACCACATCGCATACTGATCTGAGCTCATCCCTATTTCAACTTGCATCACAAACGGCATCAAAGAGATAGCCACGACCACCAGCCCATAGTTCAACCAGCCAATCGCAGAAAAACTGACAAAATAGGCCGAACCCGCGAGTTGCTTGTACTGCTTTAGCATGACTTTCGGAGACTGAATCGACTTACGTTTCGCAAGGGTCTCTTTAAATATCACCACAAAGATCAACCATACCAGTGCCACGTATGAGAGCAGCACAACAAACACCGCCAACCAGCCAAAATGATGATTAATGAAACCACCAATAACGGGGGCGATAATCGGACAAATGGATGCGACCATGGCTAACCACGTTAACGCTTGGGTCAAATGGCCTGCACTGTAGCTGTCTCGAATAGAGGCACGGGCTAATACCGCACAGCATCCCGCGCCTAAGCCTTGAATAAATCGCCCCGCCAGCAACCATTCAAATTGCGCAGCACCCACCACTGACACCGTTAGCCCCAATACCGCCAGCAATAACCCAATCAATAAAATCGGCTTGCGACCTAGAGAATCAGAGAGGGGGCCATACAGTAACTGCGATGGACCAAAGCCGAGTAAATAGATTGAAATAAGTAGCTGAACTTGTTCTGCTGGTAATTGAAATTCTTGGGCAATCCAAGGTAGAGAGGGAAACAGCAACCCAACACTGAGTTGACCAATACTAACGATAAGGCAAGCGAGTAAGACAGGGCGAAACAAAAATTTATCTGGCATTGAATGACCTCCACCCGACTATTATCGCCCGAAAACCCAATATTGAGTGCGGAAACCTCGTCAGGGGATTCGGTCCTAGCAGGAAAGATTAGTATCACGCCTTTAGAACTGACACAGAGATGCGGAAATCACCTCAGGATGGATAAGCATAAAAAAAGCCGCGATAACCATCGCGGCTTTCCTTTCACGCATACCCAAGCATTACTCTGCTTGGGTATCGCACAACCGATTAACCCGTTAGGTCATCAAAGAACTTCTTCACGCCTTTGAAGAAGCCTTCTGCTTTCGGTTTATGTTTCGTTGCTGCTGCGCCACCACAAGACTCTTCTAGCTCTTTCAGAAGTTCTTTTTGACGACTACTGAGGTTCACAGGTGTTTCCACAACCAGTTTACACATCAGATCACCCACTGCACCGCTACGCACCGACTTAACGCCTTTGCCACGCATACGGAACATACGATCCGTTTGAGTTTCAGCCGGTACTTTCAGGCTCACACGGCCATCGAGGGTCGGCACTTCCACCTCACCACCCAAGGCGGCCATGGTAAAGCTGACTGGCACTTCACAGTAAAGGTTATTACCATCGCGCTCAAAGATGTTGTGCTCGCGGACATGCACTTGCACATACAAATCGCCCGCTGGTGCACCAAACTCACCCGCTTCACCTTCACCCGAAAGGCGAATACGGTCGCCCGTATCAACACCAGCAGGGATCTTCACAGACAAAGTCTTACTCTTCTGCACTCGACCTTGACCATGACAGGCGTTACATGGATCTTTGATGATCTTACCGCGACCATGACAGGTTGGACACGTCTGCTGCACGGCAAAGAAACCTTGGCGCATCTGCACTTGACCGTGACCATGACAGGTACCACAGGTCGTTGCTGATGTGCCCGGTTTTGCACCGCTACCATCACAGACATCACAATGTTGTAAGGTAGGGACTTCAATCTCTTTGGTCACACCACGGACCGCTTCTTCCAGCGTTAATTCCATGTTGTAGCGTAGGTCTGAACCGCGCTGTGCACGCTGTTGACGTCGACCACCACCGCCACCGAAAATATCACCAAAGACATCACCGAAGATGTCACCAAAATCTGCACCGCCGCCACCGAAGCCGCCACCGCCCATACCACCTTGCTCAAATGCGGCATGGCCATATTGGTCGTAAGCTGCTTTCTTCTGCGCATCGGTCAGAATTTCATAAGCTTCTTTTACTTCTTTAAATTTTTCTGCAGCGCTTTCATCACCCGCGTTACGGTCAGGGTGAAATTTCATCGCAAGACGTTTGTACGCCTTTTTAATATCGCGCTCAGAGGCGTCACGACCGACACCCAACACTTCATAATAATCGCGTTTCGACATATTGATCAGAACCTGCTTTAAATACAGCGACGGGCGCAGGAGGTAACTCCAACGCCCGCGCTGCTTAAAATAACACTAACTAGCTAGTCTTATTTTTTGTCGTCTTTAACTTCTTCAAACTCAGCATCAACAACATCGTCGTCTTGCTGTGCTTGCTGACCACCTTCAGCGCCGGCACCTTCAGCAGCTTGCTGAGCTTGTGCTTGCTGTTGAGCGATTTCCATCAGCTTTTGAGAAGCTTGAACTAGCTCTTGTACTTTCGCGTCGATTTCTTCTTTATCTTCGCCTTTCGCAGCCGTCTCTAGCGCAGAAACCGCAGCTTCAATTGACGCTTTATCGTCAGCTGGTAGTGCTTCACCTGCTTCTTCGATCTGCTTACGAGTACCGTGTACAAGTTGGTCCGCTTGGTTACGCGCAGTCACTAGCTCTTCGAACTTCTTGTCCGACTCAGCATTTGCTTCTGCTTCTTGAACCATCTTGTTGATTTCGTCTTCGCTTAGACCACCAGACGCTTGGATAGTGATCTTCTGCTCTTTACCTGTGCTCTTGTCTTTCGCAGAAACGTGTAGGATACCGTCAGCATCAAGGTCGAAAGTCACTTCGATTTGAGGCATACCACGTGGCGCAGGTTGAATGCCTTCTAGGTTAAATTGACCTAGAGACTTGTTATCTAGAGAACGCTTACGCTCACCCTGAAGTACGTGGATAGTTACCGCGCTTTGGTTATCTTCAGCCGTAGAGAACACTTGGTTCGCTTTCGTTGGGATAGTGGTGTTCTTCTCGATAAGCTTGGTCATCACACCACCCATCGTCTCGATACCGAGAGAGAGAGGCGTAACGTCTAGCAGTAGAACGTCTTTCACGTCACCGGCCAGTACACCACCTTGAACAGCAGCACCCATTGCAACCGCTTCATCTGGGTTCACGTCTTTACGTGGCTCTTTACCGAAGAACTCAGTCACTTTCGCTTGAACCATAGGCATACGCGTCTGGCCACCCACTAGGATAACGTCAGTGATGTCGCCTACAGAAAGGTCTGCATCAGAAAGTGCAATCTTCAATGGCTCTAGAGAGCGTTGAACAAGATCTTCAACCAATGACTCAAGCTTCGCACGTGTTACTTTCACGTTCATGTGCTTAGGACCTGTCGCATCTGCCGTTACGTATGGCAGGTTAACGTCAGTTTGCTGTGCAGAAGAAAGCTCAATCTTCGCTTTTTCAGCCGCTTCTTTCACACGCTGCATCGCAAGCGGGTCATTCTTAAGGTCGATACCTTGATCTTTCTTAAACTCGTCAACCAAGTAGTTGATCATGCGGTTATCGAAGTCTTCACCACCAAGGTGAGTGTCACCGTTAGTTGCAAGTACTTCAAAGGTCTTCTCGCCTTCAACTTCGTCGATTTCGATGATAGAGATATCGAACGTACCACCACCTAAGTCGTAAACAGCGATAGTGCGGTC
Proteins encoded in this region:
- a CDS encoding DUF2799 domain-containing protein, with translation MKTKLLWLLAPIALVGCQSTYVAEYANNEQWYQLGEEDALRGLHVRNASMNEEALSLYEEGYAIGKAQYCESSNAWMLGRIGKPYLGICHDLPHGWSFQLDYDAGRERWRKW
- a CDS encoding TDT family transporter is translated as MPRFLLRQVKHAPTPMAGLALGIASLGLCWEGAIGGRFFSLGAVTFDGELIRQITAFVAASLVITLLVKFLRHPQLLKDDLAHPVVGSVVPTMAMASMVLSVTLADWFPLLGQAVWLAAVLAHISFLAVFCYHRSREFQLHHMVPSWFVPPIGMIVAAVTFPGGQLDWVASMTLYFGIAAYAVLLPAMLFRLLFDKPVPEQAKPTLAILAAPASLSLAGYLSFVEQPSMWLVALLSVVAVTMTSLVYLLLLRLIRLPFTPGYAAFTFPLVIGATALYKLAEWLCQSGVADHYRDRVILLANIELAVATVMVVYVSYRYLSHYQWVPQRDL
- a CDS encoding YebG family protein, with translation MAVIIKYVVERNGEEKMTFTSKAEADAYDKMLDMADALFAVIEKSDLVEDEGKREELAMFLAENRDDVLEALGAKRKPAPKKKAAKPAADADAVEDAA
- a CDS encoding helix-turn-helix transcriptional regulator: MDKEQFFQLTQQVSNITTENELKAWFRAFAKVVPHQFCLLGEWPLTLVSLPVCINFPVEKLKACLTDTQWQKDPLFISLDNRLGRSLLAVDPIAHPIFGRRLIVYGAPGPQLNNMLLMSFGNRQPSEDEINAIYFLAPHLHHAVKQLGGGSVPDTGIDLSSREREILIWLRYGKSNWEISQLMSITERTVKFHLQNIYKKLNVNNRTYAAIRANEMGLM
- a CDS encoding ATP-binding protein, whose translation is MKIAISGTYSTGKTTLTEALALATGVQRTQARTMREILPDAVPGKTLEQCNVYELMNLGLSRLSERVVNEERAGEHYFSDGSCLHEWVYGAARLQTGINPADGNLLLALKRLIGMPFAATHIGYMKAFGDVVKRHAKNTYTHFVHLPVEFDLVADGHRPVSESFRKLSNDLLLSTLQELQIPYIEAGGDLSTRIHTITDHFGIPLKMDPELAIELAVKKVKAEAIEIENHRLAVLNTQQA
- a CDS encoding DNA-3-methyladenine glycosylase I → MTQEKFTAIYQRAAERKGGVTALEELLTPPMPADALISVPDDRWLAAMSQKVFQSGLSWKVVRNKWPGFEEVFWGFDIEKLLMMPDEMWEQKSQDTRIIRNFTRVKSIRANAQMIYDIQLTHGSFSRFIAEWPSEDIIGLWAALKQKGDRLGGNTGPYTLRVMGKETFLLTKDIEDYLRHTDIISGGVNSKRSHAAAQAAFNEWQQQSGRSLNEISQIIAFSVGDNRI
- the dapD gene encoding 2,3,4,5-tetrahydropyridine-2,6-dicarboxylate N-succinyltransferase, with the translated sequence MASFALALGTATKNRDGKIIEAFFPAPILNPSDELVSAVADVAGYKEGNQAIEVNASQMSAFAAAFEAAGQAQAALFANKAASSEQPLVAVILAADEKPASVAEGFLKLQLISNRLVKPHGVVLDGIFGLLHNIAWTNKGPIDLPELAERQMDARLNGEVISVDCVDKFPKMVDYVVPAGVRIADTSRVRLGAHVGEGTTVMHEGFINFNAGTTGVSMVEGRISAGVVVNDGSDIGGGASIMGTLSGGGTVVVSIGENSLLGANAGLGFPLGDRCTIESGLYVTAGSKVRMLDSEGKEVEVVKARDLAGKPDLLFRRNSVTGQIECLTNKTAVELNSELHSNN
- a CDS encoding multidrug effflux MFS transporter, which encodes MPDKFLFRPVLLACLIVSIGQLSVGLLFPSLPWIAQEFQLPAEQVQLLISIYLLGFGPSQLLYGPLSDSLGRKPILLIGLLLAVLGLTVSVVGAAQFEWLLAGRFIQGLGAGCCAVLARASIRDSYSAGHLTQALTWLAMVASICPIIAPVIGGFINHHFGWLAVFVVLLSYVALVWLIFVVIFKETLAKRKSIQSPKVMLKQYKQLAGSAYFVSFSAIGWLNYGLVVVAISLMPFVMQVEIGMSSDQYAMWSLLPTCGLLVGGMICNRFRPRIGTEKMLKFAPLIQVTAGMWLILCPLTPFAVMSGQFLMIVANGVAFPCAQSQLLLPYKDNAGAVAALSGACQMVFASLLSMGLMSLGIANAWHLGVLLLVAAALSYTLISLGFRSHSEHRNRVQNVVGGVHEN
- a CDS encoding AvrD family protein, yielding MTLNTELTTAARPHIDDILGPSSSRYFGEGFKRTVYAPQVNYRQDNAEGHVQIRYRTDWSKKKTTKPRNPHLSTVDAILIAGQIASTLLQKKHRLSKSHCQQVWLRSITINAGQLAEEDLDAVPVHTELLATREDTDSLFGFLSQFKTRLGTMEIDLCLDHTLDSDPLNQVNEGQYFTQGYLDRLCDISGITPAEDNLSVTGDLRLRTDYLHMLDGVMGAYPMSLMVLDIAVSFAQLAQVMMYRLDNLDRAQTNNLWMRHVTLTCPYPIVPRVKQTISVINRKSTIIPMNGENWRLSTATGAIAGHPDFTIKAKLCHALPKGENA
- a CDS encoding LysR family transcriptional regulator; the protein is MNIALRQLQVFVSVAQEGSITQAAEKLFLTKPAVSMALSELEKQLNHALFDRHKNRLILNHQGKQLLPLAAELLERAGSIASLFEEGRQLAGQLAIGCSDTVGNQVLPFLLQDFREKTQHSEQSVLISNTRDIADKLLDFEIDIGLVEGRVQRPSLQSTPWLGDEMVVVCSPHHPLAKRKTVTLLDLEQTQWLLREPGSGTREFFLNQIAARLADWKLAFELNTTEALINSCAAGLGMSCLSQRAVQHAIADGRLTALNLPLDLRRDYYLVYHQQKYQSPLLQAFVAFCQQWQDKKV